A stretch of Cyanobacterium sp. HL-69 DNA encodes these proteins:
- a CDS encoding Zn-dependent protease with chaperone function, translating into MHFLVIFLAIICAYIIRYISQISFFKNKRNWSYSLFFFIAPVLLILMSSIAIVTMGYKGQMWGFQATIISYILAWLCLGFAIINLLIYAIEIKFVSQKIDKFKEKEVLGQKVKILETSFPYAGLMGFSTQEKGFLQSLNKSYLVLSKGLIQLLSKEHLQAVMAHENAHQLHNDPLIFFCLSYCKRITFWLPNNDILWQDLVLLRELRADNTASKSVDFLLLAESLLIVTQTAMKEKSPLDNSMVCPFINFRLNERIDALINDDDSFRNFRWYQLSWMLLVFAPFFTIPFHH; encoded by the coding sequence ATGCACTTTCTTGTAATTTTTCTTGCCATTATATGTGCTTATATAATCCGTTATATTAGCCAGATTTCCTTTTTTAAAAACAAGAGAAATTGGAGTTATTCATTATTCTTTTTTATTGCCCCTGTATTACTAATTTTAATGAGTAGTATCGCCATTGTCACCATGGGTTATAAAGGACAAATGTGGGGATTTCAGGCAACCATTATTAGTTATATATTAGCGTGGCTATGTTTAGGATTTGCCATTATTAACTTACTAATTTATGCCATAGAAATCAAGTTTGTTTCTCAAAAAATAGATAAATTTAAAGAAAAAGAAGTATTAGGGCAAAAGGTTAAAATTCTAGAAACATCTTTTCCCTATGCTGGATTAATGGGTTTTTCAACCCAGGAAAAAGGCTTTTTACAATCTTTGAATAAATCCTATCTAGTCTTAAGTAAAGGGTTAATCCAATTATTATCAAAAGAGCACCTACAAGCAGTAATGGCTCACGAAAATGCCCATCAACTACACAATGACCCTTTAATATTTTTCTGTTTATCCTATTGTAAAAGAATTACTTTTTGGTTGCCAAATAACGATATTCTTTGGCAAGACTTAGTACTATTGAGAGAGTTGAGAGCAGATAATACCGCTTCAAAATCCGTCGATTTCTTATTATTGGCAGAGTCTTTATTAATAGTTACTCAAACAGCCATGAAAGAAAAAAGTCCCCTTGATAATAGTATGGTATGCCCATTTATTAATTTCCGACTCAATGAGAGAATAGATGCATTAATAAATGATGATGATAGCTTTCGTAATTTCCGCTGGTATCAACTAAGTTGGATGCTACTCGTATTTGCTCCCTTTTTTACTATTCCTTTTCATCATTAA
- a CDS encoding Transcriptional regulator, MecI family, producing MSFLPKYRPQKLSLGFLEEEILEILWDLGTATVKEIHDRILADPDRELAYASVTTVLHRLTKKGWLKYHKQGRAFCWTPLISRSQAQAIQSYEQLQSFLAVSNPDLVASFADSLDTASVEQISAIASRLEQIRKQRKQED from the coding sequence ATGTCTTTTCTACCAAAATATCGACCCCAAAAACTCTCTCTAGGATTTTTGGAAGAGGAAATTTTAGAGATTTTGTGGGATTTAGGAACAGCGACAGTGAAAGAAATTCACGATCGCATTTTAGCAGATCCAGATCGTGAATTGGCTTATGCTTCTGTCACCACGGTTTTACATCGTTTAACGAAAAAAGGCTGGTTAAAATATCATAAACAAGGACGAGCTTTTTGTTGGACTCCCTTAATTTCTCGCTCTCAAGCCCAAGCTATTCAGTCCTATGAGCAGTTACAGAGCTTTTTGGCCGTCAGTAATCCTGACTTGGTAGCTTCCTTTGCAGATAGTCTTGATACAGCCAGTGTAGAGCAAATAAGTGCGATCGCCTCTCGCCTAGAACAAATTCGCAAACAAAGGAAACAGGAGGATTAA
- a CDS encoding FHA domain containing protein, whose translation MTPIICPKCGYSNQDDSKFCTFCGHHMEFPVQNFKVNFDSIVNEEQIVQSLEDESITEINTGDNFLIQVKNNLSQTPDDSEDDIPTIANWNIPTELDTTIDDDNSSPRTVIDVRVANSVNKKSLALINPDTNKQFIFSEDKKIFYCGRYNEDFSVDMDFSGLPHSDIVSRVHFIFHIDSDSCYIEDAGSSNGTFLNGKQVKSGHIHRQKINIGDEIRLGKTSQLKLLFQEIENVVYSPSE comes from the coding sequence ATGACACCCATTATTTGTCCAAAATGTGGATATAGTAATCAAGATGATAGTAAATTTTGTACTTTTTGTGGTCATCACATGGAATTCCCTGTACAAAATTTTAAAGTCAATTTTGACTCAATAGTTAATGAAGAGCAAATAGTTCAATCTTTAGAAGATGAAAGTATCACAGAAATTAACACGGGCGATAATTTTCTCATACAGGTAAAAAATAATTTATCCCAAACACCTGATGATAGTGAAGATGATATACCCACTATTGCTAACTGGAACATTCCTACAGAATTAGACACTACCATTGATGACGATAACTCCAGTCCTCGGACAGTTATTGATGTTCGGGTTGCTAACTCAGTTAATAAAAAAAGTCTTGCTTTAATTAATCCTGATACTAATAAACAATTTATTTTTTCTGAAGACAAAAAAATATTTTATTGTGGGAGATATAACGAAGATTTTTCTGTAGATATGGACTTTTCTGGACTTCCTCACAGTGATATTGTCTCTAGGGTTCATTTCATCTTTCACATTGACTCAGATAGTTGTTATATAGAGGATGCAGGAAGTTCTAACGGTACCTTTTTAAATGGAAAACAGGTAAAAAGTGGTCATATTCATCGTCAAAAAATTAATATTGGAGATGAAATTCGGTTAGGTAAAACCTCTCAATTAAAACTTCTCTTTCAAGAAATTGAAAATGTCGTTTATTCTCCTTCTGAATAA
- the sucC gene encoding succinyl-CoA synthetase beta subunit SucC → MDLLEYQAKKLFQRVGIPVLPSQPLSSASELKSLQIPYPVVLKSQVMASGRAKLGGVKFVSNTIDAIAACQSIFSLAIEKEYPKVVLAESRYNTQKEVFLAIMLDYKLKKPVIFGSAQGGINIEELLTSLVCCPVEDEYSPFYGRRLAKTMGLKGKTINAVSNIIDKMYQLFIEQDLDMIEINPLGINQDGAVMALDGKIRVNDYGLPRHPELLDLIKPIQSSETYQDIYSSLDKSFYSQINVNNDGNTALISASIDKAIFTINNTSKIIKKDDVNSCFIIEDAYNKITSEQINKIFYQIIKRNNITKVLVDLPLEHQFNYRLIQVISKHYPSDFSHWSNKNEERGDRPTGTRFQNIQSNQNKSSFALRKIDWIIKTKGDKLNNQFSNLPITIINIIGDKIS, encoded by the coding sequence ATGGATTTATTAGAATATCAAGCCAAAAAATTATTTCAAAGAGTAGGTATCCCTGTATTACCTTCCCAACCATTATCAAGCGCCAGTGAATTAAAAAGTCTCCAAATTCCTTATCCTGTGGTACTAAAATCTCAGGTGATGGCCAGTGGTAGGGCGAAACTAGGAGGAGTCAAATTTGTTAGTAATACGATAGATGCGATCGCCGCTTGTCAATCTATCTTTAGCCTTGCCATCGAAAAAGAATATCCCAAAGTAGTGTTAGCCGAGAGTCGTTACAACACCCAAAAGGAAGTATTTTTGGCAATTATGCTCGATTATAAACTCAAAAAACCCGTCATTTTTGGCTCCGCCCAAGGAGGAATCAACATCGAAGAATTGCTCACTAGCCTTGTGTGTTGCCCCGTAGAAGATGAATATTCCCCCTTTTATGGTCGTCGTTTAGCCAAAACCATGGGACTCAAAGGCAAAACTATCAATGCGGTGAGTAATATTATCGATAAAATGTATCAGCTATTTATCGAACAAGATTTGGATATGATTGAGATAAACCCCCTCGGCATTAACCAAGATGGGGCGGTGATGGCCCTTGATGGTAAAATCAGGGTTAATGATTATGGTTTACCCCGTCACCCAGAATTATTAGATTTAATTAAACCTATTCAAAGTTCTGAAACTTATCAGGATATTTATTCTTCCCTAGATAAGTCATTTTATTCTCAAATTAATGTTAATAATGATGGTAATACAGCTCTTATTTCTGCAAGTATAGACAAAGCTATTTTTACTATTAACAATACTTCAAAAATTATAAAAAAAGATGACGTAAATTCTTGCTTTATAATTGAAGATGCTTATAATAAAATAACTTCAGAGCAAATTAACAAAATATTTTATCAAATAATTAAGCGTAATAACATAACAAAAGTATTAGTTGATTTACCCCTCGAACATCAATTTAATTATCGTTTAATACAAGTTATTTCAAAACATTATCCCTCAGATTTTTCTCACTGGTCAAACAAAAATGAGGAAAGGGGCGATCGCCCCACAGGAACAAGATTTCAAAATATACAGTCTAACCAAAACAAATCCTCCTTTGCCCTCCGAAAAATAGACTGGATAATAAAAACAAAAGGAGACAAACTAAATAATCAATTTAGTAACTTACCCATAACAATAATTAACATAATAGGAGACAAAATTTCTTAA
- the mazG gene encoding adenosine triphosphate pyrophosphatase MazG: protein MDAFQTNQKILIALDKLIQVVAKLRSPQGGCPWDLAQTQKSLIPYIIEEAYEAVDAIESGNQEAIADELGDLLLQVVLQAQVAQDNGDFDLEKVAQNITEKLIRRHPHVFADVQVNSTAEVHENWEKIKEQEKPESALLSQKLTNYHRSLPPLMASEKISKKAAKAGFEWENVEGVWDKFDEELAEFQEAIEEEDMNHAQEELGDLLFTIVNIARWYKLDVSRALQGTNKRFIKRLQLMEKYADKSLSEYPINELEALWQKAKKQLNS, encoded by the coding sequence ATGGATGCTTTTCAGACTAATCAAAAAATCCTCATCGCCCTTGACAAATTAATTCAAGTGGTGGCTAAATTGCGATCGCCCCAGGGGGGTTGTCCGTGGGATTTAGCCCAAACCCAAAAATCTCTCATTCCCTACATCATAGAGGAGGCTTATGAAGCGGTAGATGCCATCGAATCAGGCAACCAAGAAGCCATTGCTGACGAGTTAGGAGACTTGTTATTACAGGTAGTATTACAAGCCCAAGTAGCCCAAGATAACGGTGATTTTGACCTCGAAAAAGTAGCCCAAAATATTACCGAAAAATTAATCCGTCGTCATCCCCATGTATTCGCTGATGTACAAGTAAACAGCACCGCAGAAGTTCACGAAAATTGGGAAAAAATCAAAGAACAAGAAAAGCCAGAATCCGCTCTTTTGAGCCAAAAATTGACCAATTATCACCGTAGCTTACCTCCTCTCATGGCCAGTGAAAAAATATCCAAGAAAGCCGCCAAGGCAGGGTTTGAGTGGGAAAATGTGGAGGGGGTATGGGATAAGTTTGATGAGGAGTTGGCAGAGTTTCAAGAAGCCATAGAAGAGGAAGACATGAATCATGCCCAAGAGGAGTTAGGGGATTTACTTTTTACCATTGTTAATATCGCTCGGTGGTATAAACTAGATGTTTCTAGGGCATTGCAGGGTACAAATAAGAGATTTATTAAACGATTGCAGTTGATGGAAAAATATGCCGATAAATCCTTATCAGAATACCCCATTAATGAGCTAGAAGCGCTGTGGCAAAAAGCAAAAAAGCAACTGAACAGCTAA